The following coding sequences lie in one Corticium candelabrum chromosome 10, ooCorCand1.1, whole genome shotgun sequence genomic window:
- the LOC134186042 gene encoding hemicentin-2-like, which translates to MKSSACYPAVFAVDHSKAPRIIVTAVKSIIVVAKGSNAVLRVTVSQASPDIPNNAANRTWFGPLTAVKANDKFLISSDRYNLIITNVAEKDAGIYTFVAANVVLTKSVTIRLMLKGLRLTVNAMQSTVTALKGYNAILNVIVSKVSPHVPNDPVNRTWVGPAGLITESSKFFFSSDRYTLIITEIDQSDVGNYNFTATNVFESKTATISLLIAARPTLTALKSIVVVTQGSNVVLQVTVVNASPDVPNNALNRTWYGPSGIITPTSKYSFSSDRYNLTITTVDSTDVGMYTFTAANAVGSDTLGFDYGNLCLIWTAKETDTSNSVIGVLAGTLGVSFSLFLLLFFCMRKRRMNVRQRRSEVEMPSPPKSLSATDTTSLRLKQLSETQEKSTLASSRIKESLRSEDILQPEPVYAAIQEANEILESEKETLTANAAYSQTKPAQEQQTEVNKTGVTYEEFAF; encoded by the exons aTGAAATCATCTGCGTGTTATCCAGCTGTGTTCGCTGTTGATCATAGCAAAG ctCCCCGAATCATTGTCACGGCAGTGAAATCGATTATCGTTGTAGCGAAAGGATCGAATGCGGTTCTTCGAGTGACTGTTTCACAAGCTTCACCTGATATTCCCAATAATGCTGctaacagaacatggtttggTCCTCTAACGGCAGTCAAAGCAAACGACAAATTTCTGATATCGTCAGACCGCTACAATCTAATAATCACAAACGTTGCCGAAAAAGACGCCGGAATTTACACTTTTGTTGCTGCTAATGTGGTCTTAACCAAATCGGTTACAATTCGTCTGATGTTGAAAG GGCTACGGCTTACTGTTAATGCAATGCAATCGACAGTTACCGCGTTGAAAGGATATAATGCCATTTTGAACGTGATAGTATCAAAAGTATCACCTCACGTTCCTAACGATCCTGTTAACAGAACGTGGGTTGGCCCAGCAGGCTTGattacagaaagcagcaaATTCTTCTTTTCGTCAGATCGTTATACACTTATAATTACAGAAATTGACCAAAGCGACGTTGGAAATTACAATTTTACAGCTACAAATGTCTTCGAAAGCAAAACAGCTACAATTAGTCTTCTAATAG CTGCTCGTCCTACTTTAACAGCTCTAAAGtcaattgttgttgtaacGCAAGGTTCTAATGTTGTTCTTCAAGTGACAGTCGTAAATGCGTCACCTGATGTACCCAATAATGCTCTCAACAGAACATGGTATGGCCCTTCAGGGATAATTACACCAACCAGCAAGTACAGCTTCTCTTCAGATCGTTATAACTTAACAATTACGACTGTTGACTCCACTGATGTTGGAATGTACACTTTTACAGCTGCCAATGCTGTAGGAAGTGACACG CTAGGTTTTGATTATGGCAATTTGTGTTTAATTTGGACAGctaaagaaacagacacaagcaATAGTGTCATTGGAGTATTAGCCGGAACATTAGGAGTTTCGTTTTCCCTTTTTCTTTTACTCTTCTTCTGTATGAG AAAACGGCGTATGAATGTACGACAGAGGCGCTCAGAAGTAGAAATGCCATCTCCCCCAAAATCG TTATCTGCAACTGATACCACTTCACTACGGCTAAAACAACTGTCTGAAACCCAAG AGAAATCAACTTTGGCTTCCAGCAGAATTAAAGAATCCCTTCGCAGTGAAGATATTTTGCAGCCAGAACCCGTATATGCTGCCATACAAGAAGCTAACGAGATATTAGAATCTGAAAAAGAAACGCTGACAGCAAATGCAGCTTACTCCCAAACAAAACCTGCTCAAGAACAGCAAACAGAAGTAAACAAAACAG GTGTGACGTACGAAGAATTTGCATTCTGA